The genomic stretch CAGCCGCGTCGCCTCGTTCTCGGCGTGGCGCATCAGGTCCACCAGGCGCGCCACGGCCTCGCCGCCGTACTGGCCCGCCAGCGCGCGAATCTCGGTGGTGGTGCGGTTTGGCGTCCCGGCAACCCGTCCGCCTGTCCTGAACCCCTTCACCATGTGCCCCGTCTACTTGCCTCGATTACAGATGCGCGGCGTGCTGGCGGGACAGTCGCCAGCCTCGTCCCAATCGTCGCTCTCGTCGTCGTCCACGCGCCCTTCAGACTGTCGCCACCGGAAAGGACAGCGCAAATCATCCCGCTCAACCCAGTGAATCAACCCTGTTTCGATATCGTTGCGGATGCGTTCGAAAGTGCGATATCCCGCCAGCCATTCGTCCATACCGGCCTCCGCTTGCGCTCGCGCGCCTGTTGCCGATACCGGACGTTCTACACCATTTGTTGCGATGGCTGGCGGCGGTTTTTGAAGTGCGCGTGTTTTCGCATGCGGTCGCCAGTCGTTGATAAAGCCGAGCGCACGCGCGTGCGTGGCGCGGTAGCTGTCAAGATCAGTCATCGTCATCATCGCTCGCACGCGTCTTGACGATGGACGTGATTTTCCTGAACGCCGTCTGCTCGTCGATCTCGCCGTCGTCGAGTTCGTCAAGCGTGTCCGCGATGCAGCCCAGGGCGTCGTTGTCGTCATCCACGCCGGAGAGCCAGGCGCGGGCCTCTTCGCTGAACTCGCCGCCGCGAAGGTAGAGAAGGCGCATGACTTCGTGAGTCGTCAACATGGCCCTCACTCCTTTTTGGACTTGTTCGCGCCGGGATTGCGGCTCTCATCTATCTGACGCTGCACCCAGCTTATGACTTCGCTCTCGACCCAGCGCACCGCCGCGCTACCGATGGTGACCGGCTTCGGAAACGTACCATCAGAAACGCGCTGATAAGTCGCGCTTCTCTGCAAGCCGCAAAGCTCGCTCATGCGGCGACGCGGGATAAGAACGGGGATGGTTTTGTCTGCCATGTCTCACCTCGGTGGGGTAAGGTGCGCGCCGGGATGGCGCGGCATGGCTTGAAGTCAATCGCGAAGCGACAGGAAATGCAACGCAGTTGCGGCGGACCCTGTGAGGGCTGCGAAAAGGCCGCACCGCAATTGCGGTGGCCGCCGCCAACACGGCAAAAAGCGCGCGCCGTAATTGCGGCGGTCCGCGTTATCGCGACCCACAAAAATATAGCGGATTCGCGCGGATTGGAAAGCTAGGTTATGGCGTGCCAGATTGGCATAATGCACGCCAGTATTGGGGTTCGCGGAAAACGGCGGATTCTTTTGGCAGGGTTCCAGGCGGCCCCTCTGTCCGCCCCACGCCCCTCACGGATGCCGGATATAGTCCACGAGCGCCCGCGTATACGCATCCGGTTTCCGGTCGACGAGACTCGCCAGCACCGCTACCAGAAATCCCGCCGGCACGCCGAACACACCCGAACTGATCGGCTCGATGCCGAACCAGCGCGGCCCGACGAAGCCCGTCAACTGCGTGAAGAACGGATACGTCGACACGATGTACCAGATGCACACAAGCAGTCCTGCCACCATCCCCGCCACCGCGCCAAGGCGCGTCGTGCGCTTCCAGAACACACCGAGCACGAGCACGGGAAAGAGGCTCGACGCCGCCAGCGAAAACGCCGCGCCCACCAGAAACAGGATGTTCCCCGCATTCAGCGACGCCACGTATGACGCCAGCAGCGCGACCCCGAGCAGCAGAATCTTCGAGACCGTCACCCGCTTCTGACTCGACGCCTCGGGGTCGACCATGTGGTAGTACACATCGTGCGAGAGCGCGTTGGCGATGGTGAGCAGCAGCCCATCGGCTGTCGATAGCGCCGCCGCCAGCGCGCCCGCCGCAATCAGCCCAGACATCACATACGGCAGCCCCGCTATCTCAGGCGCGGCCAACACGACCATGTCAGGCTGCATCTGGATCTCGCTCCAGCGCACGATGCCATCGCCGTTCACATCGGCGATACCGATCAGGTACGGCTCCACGCGCCGCCATTGCATCACCCATTGCGGAAGTTCGGAAAAGCGATGCCCAACCAGATTCGACAGAACCTCGTACTTGATCAGCACCGCCAGCACGGGCACCGTCAGATAGAACAGCGCGACGAAGAACAGC from Paraburkholderia phymatum STM815 encodes the following:
- a CDS encoding helix-turn-helix transcriptional regulator, whose translation is MADKTIPVLIPRRRMSELCGLQRSATYQRVSDGTFPKPVTIGSAAVRWVESEVISWVQRQIDESRNPGANKSKKE